The segment AGGGGGGAGGGAGCTGCTCCCTGTTATTTTTGGGGGCTCCACCAAGCCCCTTCACCCCCTCCCCTTGCCGGCACTCACCGTAGCGCGGGGACGGGGACCGGCTCTGCCGGCTGTACTGCCGCTCCCACTCCTCCCGCTCCTTTTCCCGCCGTTCCCTCTCCCTGATGAGAcacaaaatggggggggggggtgttgggggggggccCTTTGCAGCCAAGGCCCCCCCAGATCCACAAGAGATATTTACTTCATGCGGATCTTCCGTGCCATGGCCCGCAGCTCGTCCTCCCGCTCCTGCAAAAGAGCATCCCGTTAACTGGTTCTCATCAACCAGTTCTCATTAATTTCCTGTTACTGAGCTCCCATAAACCAGCTCtgcccctccccccaccctggggtTGGGTACACGGTGTCAGCCCCTGTCCCGCCCCTACCTGTCTCTCGTGTTCCTGCTGCAGCATTTTTTCCTGCGCTGCCTTTTTATCAGCTTTAactagaaaataaatagaaaagcaaaaatggggggctcaggggggttGGGGGTGCAGCCGGGGGGGGTGCAGCAAGGCTGGGGGGGCTGCTTACACTGTCGGTTCAGCGCCTTCTGCATGCGCAGCTTCAGCTTCTCCTGCGGCGTCAGTTTGGGCTGCAAAAAACCAGAGTTGCATGTGAAGGGGGGGGGTGACACACACGAGCTGTCTGGTCTGGGGATGCCCCCCCAATCCCTGGCAGAGCCGTGTGCTGCCCCCACCCGCCCCAGCCCCCTCTGTGGGGATTGGGTGTCCCTGAGCAGTGGGGACTCCCAAAGTGTCACCCCTGGGTGCTGTGGCAACAAATGTTGGTGGGGGAGTTCCCCCCCTTGCCCCCAACCCCATCAGAGCGCTGGTGGCCCCAGGAGGTGCCACCCACCCCCGGGGGACACACGGGCATGGCCTGAAGCGCCTGGGGACACCAGCAAGGGGGTGGCCTGGGGACAGAGGGCGGCTGTGGGGTCACGGAGCCTCCAAGCAGGGCGAGGGGCCCCCCTATCCTCCCTCATAAGCCACTTAAGGACCCACCGGGCACGGGCACAGCCCCCCGTGCCAGCCTGGGCCCAGCGAGGCAGGGTGGGAAACCTTCAGCCAGATCcccggggatgggggggtccccatTTTCTTCCCCCCATTCCCCACAACCCTCCTGGAGCCGGGGTTGCCTCGCGTGGCCCATGGCCCCgctcccagcctggcagcagcgccccccccacccccccagctccaAGGAGGGAGCGGGACCGGGCACCGGCCGAGGGGGGGACACGAGGGGTCGCGGGgacacctccaccaccaccacatccCTTTGCCTGCGCTGCAGAGATGCCAATTAAACAGGGGAGGTTAAATTCTTACTGACTTTGGCAGCTCCTGTCTCTTTACCAGCAGCAGTGTCAGCCCTAAaacggggggaaaaaataataaaaaaaaacccgaaTGTGGAAATGAGCGCGGGAGGCATGGCGTGACCCCCCCGGGTGCCCCCCCCACATCCACTCCCTCACTTTTTCAGTTTCTCCCCCACGGCGGGTGATGCCGCGGGCCTGGGCGGTTTCTCTCGCACAGGAGACGCCGACTTGCTGCGGCTCGGCGAATCGCTGGGGCTTCGGCTGCTCCGGCTGCTGCTCCAGTGGCGGCTGGACCTGCCGCCTCGCCGGTAGCGCTCCCCAGACCTGGAACGGCTCCTGCGGACGGGGGGGGAaattgggggggggtgttggggggcaccCAAAGGTTGATTGGGGCTCCCCATGACCCCAGCGCCGAGCAGAGACTGTGCTGGGGGAGCTCGCAGCGTCCCACAGCACCAGGGAATGAAGCCGCCCGCTACCAGGGTGTTTGATGGGCTACATTCCCCTTCATCTAACGCTTTTTTTAGGCTACAGGGACCAGTGGGAGGCTCCCAGTAACAAACTGGGAGCAGTCTGGCAGGGGCTGGAGTGCCAAGAGAGCCCAAGACGTGGGGGTTTGCTCGGCGTGAAGGGATGGCCGAGAGAGAGGGCGATGAGCCGCTGGTGAAACCTGCCGTGGAGGAGCCCAGTGAAGAACTGGGCCAAAATGGGCAGAAACTGGGAGAACTGAGGGTGTAGCTCACctggagcggcggcgggagctgtAGCGATACCCCCGGTCAGGGGAGTAGGACCTGGAGCGGCGGCGGCTGTCCCGGGAGCCCCCTCCTCCGGAGTAACGGCGGCTGTGGCTGTGGGAGCGCGAGTAGCGGCGGCTGCGGGAGCGGCGGTAGCGGCTGGAGCGGTGGTAGCCGCCACCTCGGTGCGAGCGGGAGCTGGAGCgtgagctggaggaggaggaggaggatggggaggtggaggaggaggacgagcGTCTCCTGGAAGGGACAGAGGGAACAAGGTGTTGGCACGCGGGATGAGGAGGAGCCGGGGGAACCTCGGTGCAGCGCAGCGGCGGCACAGCCAGATCCTGCCGACAGCCCGCCAGGGCTGAGCCCCGAGGGCCAAATGGGCACCCTGCCCCTGCGTCGTGCCTCCTGCCACAGGCAGAACGGCCCTGGAGCCGCTTGGCCCTCAGCCGAGGGGCAGCAAGGCCCCAGGGCTCGCAGCTGTGCCAGACGGCCACCACCGGTTCCCTCCCTGAGTGCTGGCAGACTCTTTTATTTTAGGGCAGGAAGCAGCTTGATTCACCCCCAAATTCCAACCCCCCAACCCTGCCTGTCTCCAGGAAGACCTGGAGAAGCCACAGAAACCCTCTCGGAGCCGGCAAACGCCACCCCGGCACCGCAAAACCGTGACGGGGAACCCACCCGCTCCCTCCCACCGCGTTTCCCCCCGCTCTCCGCCTCGAGACGCGCCGGCAGCCGGGTCACTGCGGCTTAAGGGTTGGGAAAACGAGCTGGATGGGAGAGTTACCGACCGGGACGAGGTGCTATGACCTGCGGCGGTGCTGCCGGGCTGCCCTGGAGCGGAACGCTGTTTGCCGAGCGCGGCAGCTTTTCCGGGGATGCCGCCGCCAGCTTGTGCCGATGCCGCCGCCGCTTCCTCATCGCTGCCGCCGAAGCTGGTGATGAAGGTGATTTTCTCCTCATGGCCGGGAGATGGGGTGCGGGAACGGGAGCGGGATTCTGAGGTGGACTCTGAAGGGGAGCTGCGAGGCAGCGAGGcagttacaaaaaaaccccccaaaacccaaaacgCTCCTTCCCCCTCAAAAAACCCCGCAAGCTCCGCACGTGCCCCGCCTGGAGAACCCACTCGTCCTCAAGCCGCTCACCGTTTGTAGGGATCGTAGGTGGGGCTGTCTCTCCGCGCATAGCTGTGAAAGGAAAGGGcgttagggaagaaaaaaaaaaaaaaaaccaaaaacccaaatcGGGAAATTGGTGGGATagagccaggaggagctgcccGGGATGGATACGAGGGGACCAGGGCCGTGAGCTCCGTCTCGGCTGCCGGGCCCTGGAGCTCACCTGGGTGGGCTGATCTTCCTCCCTTTCAAGCGTTTTTCCCTGAATTCCCTTCTCTGGCGGCGAGAGCGACGGCCCTGGGAGAGCAGCTGCAGCTAAAAGGCAGCATCGACCACGCGGAGGAACCACCCCGGGGGTTTAGGGGCCCCCCTGCTACCCCGGGAGGCTCGGAGAGCTCCCCTTACCGAGTACATcgccttttcttcttccagggCTTTGGCATTTTTAATAGCTTCTGCCTCCTCTTTGTCCTTCCGCAACATCCTTttacccaccccccccccaaaaaaaaaaaaaaaaaaaaaaaaagaaaaaaaaaaagaaagagacccTCAGTAAGAGTCAGCACCCAGAAACGGAGAAGATTTTTCTGGGGGGGGCCCATCCTACAGACAAGCACATCCCGCAAAGGATTCGAGAAGAGGAGGCCCTGGGGAGGCTCTGCCGGGCCACCAGCCGTACCTGACGAAGTCGCCCTCGGCCATGCCGTAGGTGGTCGCCTGCTTGTTCAGGTCGGCCACTTGCTCCTGGTTGAGCTCGTCCACGTCCACTTCCACGTCTGCGGGCAGAGAACGGGCAGCTCAGCGCACCCCAAGTAGCAAGGCAGGGCTGGGCACGTCTCCCAAAGCTGGGGGGAAGCAGCCCGGCAACTCTGAGGGTCGTTACCGATATCGGGGATGACTTCGTCTTCGTCCGTGTTGCTGTCTTCCTCGGAGTCTTCCTCGTCACCACGCTTCTCCAAGGAGTTCTCGAGCTCGGCCACGGTGCTGTCCTCATACGTGTAGCCAATGGAGGCTTTTTTCTCCGCCAGCCTGCGCGCAAAACACACTCAAAATGGCCCCGGGACAGGGACGGGCCGGCCATTTTGGCGGGGGACAACGTCAGAGCACCGCCAGGAGCGGACGGTGCAGCCGGAGGCTGCTCGGTCCCACCCCAGTAGAGGGGAAACCGGGACCAGTTGGGAGTGAGCGTTTCTCAGCGCAGCCCGCCCGCCAAGGACAAGGACATGACAACTGTGCTCTGTCACCTCTTTGCACACTCACTTCTTTTTCTCGTCTTCGTTTGGCTTCTGGAGTCCCCCGTAGAGCTCGTCGATATAGATCTGGTAGAGACACTGCTCCTCTGAAACTGCAACCACACTGGGGAGTTACCACCCCGCTTTCTGCCCGCTCAGAGAGCTGATTAACCACAGCTCGTTAGAGGCAACGCAGCTCTCCCAGCGCTCCACCACCCCCACAGAGGGGACACGACTGTCCCCTCGCCCTTCGGCCGGCTGTGCCCCGCGTAAGCCAGGGTTTTCCCCAAATTGCGGGGTCTCGCGGTGTCTCGGTGCAGCCCTGACCCTCCCACCCGTGTGAGGCACTTACTGCCGGCAAAGTCGTTCTGCACCAGCCCCCGGTACCGCTCGTAGTTACATTTTCTCTCATCAGACTCCTGCTCGGGGGAGCTGGAAAGGAGCAGACGCAGCTTTCGGTGCTCACAAGCCTCTGGGGAGACGGaggttccccctctccccaagGGATTTTGGATGCTGGGAAAAAGCCACGGCCCCTTTCTGCTCAGATTAGCAAAACCAGATTCCCCAGTCGCGTGGAGAGAGCGGGGCTGGGGTTTGCAGGCAGAAAAATCACGTGCTGGTCTGGAATTCCCTTAAAAACCCAGCGAAGGAGCAAGAAGGGAACAGGGGCTGCTCCCAACAGACCCAGCCCCAGCTCCGGTGGAATTTCccctctgctccaagcagggctgACCCGCTCCAGAGACAGACACCCCACCAACCTCCGGGGGTTGCGGCAGGACTTAATTAACCCCCTCGCTCTAATTTTGGCTTTTCCATCTCAGTTTCTTACTGTAGAACCCTGCAAACATCTCAGCCCCGTCCTCTTGAACATTTTAGGTATGGAAAAGCTGCTGTGGGGTTTCCCTTTGCCCCGTGTTCCAGCCCTGCCCATCCCTCCGCACTCGCTCCAGCTTATCCTCCTCGTACTGGGATCTCCACACTGGTCCCAGTATGTAAAGCCCAAAAACCAGCCCTGCAGCGACCCCAGACAGGCGACGCTGGTTCCGAAATCTCAGGCAACCGCTCCAAAACAGACCCGAGAAGGCCTGATCCGGACCCGGCAGCTCCCGTCGAAGCGGGGTGCCCCGGCGCCCCACGGCTTACATGGGGTTCAGCAGGGGCGGGGTGTACATGGGGATATAGTCCAGGTGCGCCCGCACGTCGAAACGGTCGATCATGTTGTTGGTGTCGCCCTGCCAGGGCAtcctgaggggaaagaggagtcGCCAGGGTTGGGGGACAGCCAGCAAGCgcccccccccgggaggaggagGACCCCCCAGATctccacacccccacaccccccctgcAGCACCACAGGCCGCGCTTGGCTCCCTCGTGTGAGCGGGAAACCAACTCATTCACCACAGCGGCGTCTCCTGGAAGCCCCAGTGGagcaaaatccctttttttttttttttagcttttatgAACAAAAATCAGCCCAAATTTCACTTCCCAGGGCGGGATGGACCCAGCCAGCCCCAGGTCTGCGCTACAAGGAGCCGGGGACAAAAagcccccccccacacccccaaagCCTTTGCCAGCAGATCAGCACCTCGCAAAGACACTGCGACTGCACCACAGCCCCCCCTCCaaacccccctgccctggggagccGCGGGGGCCACCTCCAGCCCCACGCGGGGCTACTCACATGTTGACGGGGCTCTCGGCAGCCAACGCGACAGCCGAGTCCAGGTGGACTTTGCAGGCCCGGCCGTGAACCTGGAGGAACTGGGCCGGGTCCTTTTTCTAGGAGGAGCAGAAACCCcgataggggaaaaaaaaaaaaaaacaaaaaaaccccaaaaaacacacCAAAGGAGTAAAAAACCCaagggttagaaaaaggggaatAGGAGCCCTGAGCCTGGGAGAAAAGGGGGAGCCCTGAGCCTCCAGCGCTGGAGAAAAGGGGGAGTGGGAGCCCTGGGGAATAGGGGGAGCCTCGAGCCTCAGGAAAAGGGGGAGCAGGAGCCCTGAGCCACAGGGAAATGGGGGAGCCCCCGGTCTCCAGCACTGGAGAAAAGGGGGAGTGGAAGCCCTGGGGAACAGGGGGAGCCTCAGGAAAAGGGGGAGCAGGAGCCCTGAGCCTCAGGGAAAAGGGGAAGTTGGAGCCCTGGGAAAAAGGGGGAGCACAAAGAGGCCAGTTTTGCTCGTATGAGTTTAGGGCACCCACCCAGGGACATCCCCGTGGGGCAGCAGCGGGTGCCAGAACTCCTTTATCCACCCCAAAATGAGCCACGAAGCGCCCAGAGGGTTCCCAAACATCCCAGACATGCCCCAAATGGGGACCCATCAGGGAATGGTGATCGGGGGCCACCGCtgtccccggggaggggggaggacggggacaCTCACGATTTTCTCGTAGTACTCCCTGCGGCGCTCTGCTCGCTTCTTGTAGTCCACCATCATCCCCCGCAGCTTGCGCTCGTGCTTGCGGGCTTCGTGCCACATCCTGGCGGCCCCCAGCTGCCACCGAGCCGGGGGGGCGTCCCACCGGGGGGCGAGCAGGAagagaaggcagaggaagaagaggtcGACGGCTGTTCCCTGCCTGAGGGTGAAAAGCTGCGTTGGGGTACACGGAGCaacccggggtggggggcacttGGCGGCAATACGGGGAGAGGGGGTGGGCAGCCCTGAGTGATGGGGACACCGGGTGTCCTCGGGgcaaggaggggaaggagaaagggccGGGGGCGGTCAGACACGGGGGGAAAGGGGAGTCCCGGTACATGGGGAGGCGAAGAGATGGGAGGAGGCACACCGAGGTGGGGGACACACCGGGCACCctcggggcgcgggggggggaaGGCCCTTGGGGAAGGCCTGGCGCGGAAGTCCCGGCCGCGTCCCACCGTGAGCGGgagccgcggccccggcgggtGGAGGGGACCCCCCGGGGGGTTTTGGGGAGCGGGAGAGGGGTTGGGGTACGGGTGGAGGCGGCCCCGCCGCCATTAATCCCTCACCGCTGGGCCCGCGGCCATGGGGCGACCCGGAAGCGGAAGtgaggcagcggggagggggcgggacgTTGACGTGGAACGGGGCCGGCGCGGTACCGCCCACCGGGGGGCGAGGCCTGGCTTCGGGGGCGGGGCCAGAGGCGGGGCCGCGGAGCAGGGgctggtcccagggcagggcccTGACGGACACTGGGCCAGACTGGTTCTGGTGCTGGACCCAGTCCCAGAGTGATACTGGGCCACGCTGGTCCCTAGTATTGGTCCCAGTCCCCAGGGAGTACTGGgcagtgctggtcccagtcccTGGGGGTTACTGGGCCAGGCTGGTCCCTGGTGCTGGTCCCAGTCCCAGGGCTGTACTGGGCCAGGCTGGTTCCACTGCTGATCCCAGTCCCCGAGCGACACTGGGCCGTGCTGGTCCCAGTCCCCAGGGGATATTGGACTGTGCTGGTCCCAGTTCCAGGGTGATACTGGGCCAGGCTGGTCTCCCAGTGCTGGTCCCACTCCCAGGGCTGTACTGGGCCAGGTGGTCCCACTGCTGATCCCGGTCCCAGGGTGATACTGGGCCAGGTTGGTCCCAGTCCCAGGGCTGTACTGGGCCAGGCCAGTCCCGGTGCTGGTCCCAGTCCCAGGGCTATACTGGGCCAGACTGGCCCTGTCCGGGTCCCCGTGCCAGGGCGTGGCCGGGGCTTCCCAGCAGGAATTCCCCTGGGAACCAGttctcccagtatccccagtgcccccccatgcccccaccaGGCCAACGCCGCAATGGTGTCCATGTCTTTattgcccccccctccccgtccctgGGGACGAGGGCACCCGCGGGACCGGGGTGGTGGCACCTGTGACCCCTCCCTCCCCGGGGGGGCCACCCCGAGCCCTCCCCGGGCCCCTCCGGTGGGTCCATTCCCCCCCCTATAAATATAGTGCAAAGCGGCTTgaacggggctgggggggagtcCCTTTCCGGGGGGCTCCGtgccgccccggcggggccagccggcccggggcagggggggtgggtgTAGGGAGCCCCCCCCAGCTTGTGGGGGGGGTTTTAGGGTACCCCTGTGCCGAGGGGGGCGGGGCAAGGGGGGGATTTCAGACATCCCCCAGGCGCAAATCGGCCTCTTTGTAGTGCCCGGGGAACATGTGGGTGCCCACCAGGCTGGCggtggggtgggggtcagggGGGGGGAAAgtgggggcgcgggggggggacgCGTAGGGTTCAGCCAGTAATTCAGGGCCCAGACAGGCCGGGAAGTCCGtaggggggtatggggggggcaACCCTTCGCGAAGGCCTGGGGGGGTGAAGGGGACGTAGAGCTG is part of the Strix uralensis isolate ZFMK-TIS-50842 unplaced genomic scaffold, bStrUra1 scaffold_131, whole genome shotgun sequence genome and harbors:
- the CLASRP gene encoding CLK4-associating serine/arginine rich protein codes for the protein MWHEARKHERKLRGMMVDYKKRAERRREYYEKIKKDPAQFLQVHGRACKVHLDSAVALAAESPVNMMPWQGDTNNMIDRFDVRAHLDYIPMYTPPLLNPISPEQESDERKCNYERYRGLVQNDFAGISEEQCLYQIYIDELYGGLQKPNEDEKKKLAEKKASIGYTYEDSTVAELENSLEKRGDEEDSEEDSNTDEDEVIPDIDVEVDVDELNQEQVADLNKQATTYGMAEGDFVRMLRKDKEEAEAIKNAKALEEEKAMYSGRRSRRQRREFREKRLKGRKISPPSYARRDSPTYDPYKRSPSESTSESRSRSRTPSPGHEEKITFITSFGGSDEEAAAASAQAGGGIPGKAAALGKQRSAPGQPGSTAAGHSTSSRRRSSSSSTSPSSSSSSSSRSSSRSHRGGGYHRSSRYRRSRSRRYSRSHSHSRRYSGGGGSRDSRRRSRSYSPDRGYRYSSRRRSRSRSRSGERYRRGGRSSRHWSSSRSSRSPSDSPSRSKSASPVREKPPRPAASPAVGEKLKKADTAAGKETGAAKPKLTPQEKLKLRMQKALNRQFKADKKAAQEKMLQQEHERQEREDELRAMARKIRMKERERREKEREEWERQYSRQSRSPSPRYGREYSSSRRRSRSRSRSPHYRH